One part of the Olleya sp. YS genome encodes these proteins:
- a CDS encoding LETM1-related biofilm-associated protein: MNPSATGWIKKLIKELNPEELFKDNDLEVYYRHFRDCGFIYGSNVKVVNDWIENEDFESDEICKINLVIALHIAFTNHNTTNDFYTEVANFYNKINKKRVSFLEALMGSKNKTDQVERIINKRIQIDDNLIDKSFNYFITNALLFVDVLAFRNYLKTGEVAEETIREYEAVIESIVLNTLNSKKNKSDYDKSLIDLFEQSLRYQRDTVLVFSEAISTVSTNLFARYCLDLAAMATWTDAKLDNEEELFLNTLGEKLNLSQHQIDEASKTIEEFYKTYREKVPLLGSKNIVKTFYDNSSNMVLKLIKRNSKRLTKELSESKELLVLLSHSTVRDLSKDEQKKVQDQLLDIFKSVPSLAIFLLPGGALLLPLVVKFIPKLLPSAFDDNRIEDDKEQDKS, from the coding sequence ATGAACCCTTCTGCAACTGGTTGGATTAAAAAATTAATAAAAGAGTTAAATCCTGAAGAACTCTTTAAAGACAACGACTTAGAAGTCTATTATAGACATTTTAGAGACTGCGGATTTATTTATGGTAGCAATGTAAAAGTAGTTAACGATTGGATTGAAAATGAAGATTTTGAATCTGATGAAATTTGTAAAATAAATTTAGTTATTGCATTACATATTGCTTTTACCAACCATAATACTACAAATGATTTTTACACTGAAGTTGCTAATTTTTACAATAAAATTAATAAAAAAAGAGTGTCTTTTCTAGAGGCACTAATGGGTTCAAAAAACAAAACAGATCAAGTAGAACGTATTATAAATAAGCGTATTCAAATTGATGATAACTTAATAGACAAAAGTTTTAACTATTTTATTACTAACGCTTTACTGTTTGTAGATGTTTTGGCGTTTAGAAACTATTTAAAAACAGGAGAGGTTGCTGAAGAAACAATACGAGAATATGAAGCAGTTATAGAGAGCATTGTGCTAAACACCTTAAATAGTAAGAAAAACAAGTCTGACTACGACAAAAGTTTAATTGACTTATTTGAGCAATCTCTACGCTACCAACGTGATACTGTTTTAGTCTTTAGTGAAGCTATTAGTACAGTAAGCACTAATTTATTTGCACGTTATTGTTTGGATTTAGCAGCAATGGCGACATGGACAGATGCCAAATTAGACAACGAAGAAGAATTATTTTTAAATACGTTAGGCGAAAAACTTAATTTATCACAGCATCAAATAGATGAAGCCTCTAAAACTATTGAAGAGTTTTATAAAACTTACAGAGAAAAAGTACCGCTATTAGGCTCTAAAAATATTGTAAAAACGTTTTATGATAATTCTAGCAATATGGTACTTAAGCTCATTAAGCGTAATAGCAAACGATTAACCAAAGAATTATCAGAGAGTAAAGAACTATTGGTCTTATTATCACATTCTACCGTTAGAGACTTAAGTAAAGACGAACAGAAAAAAGTACAAGACCAATTATTAGATATCTTTAAGTCTGTACCAAGCTTGGCAATTTTCCTGTTACCTGGAGGTGCCTTATTATTACCACTAGTGGTCAAGTTTATACCAAAACTACTACCAAGTGCTTTTGATGATAATAGAATTGAGGACGACAAAGAACAGGATAAGTCATAG
- a CDS encoding LytTR family DNA-binding domain-containing protein, with product MKVIIIEDEKPSARRLQRMLDAIDIKTETLLHSVEEAIHWFNNNQHPDLIFLDIQLSDGLSFEIFDEVEVKSAIIFTTAYDEYALQAFKLNSIDYLLKPIDDEDLETAVAKYKTRLPEKTNIALDFDDIKKLLVNPIEREYKKRFSVKVGQHLKLVNIDDIECFYSENKGTYLYTSEGRNYLLDTSLEALEKELEPQTFFRINRKFFVNINAIKDMVSYTNSRLQIKLNNYNEDEVIVARERVKDFKNWLE from the coding sequence ATGAAGGTTATAATTATAGAAGACGAAAAACCATCCGCAAGACGCTTACAGCGTATGTTAGATGCAATAGATATTAAAACAGAAACACTTCTGCACTCTGTTGAAGAAGCTATACATTGGTTTAATAATAACCAACATCCAGATTTGATTTTTCTGGATATTCAATTAAGTGACGGATTGTCTTTTGAGATTTTTGATGAAGTTGAGGTAAAATCGGCTATTATATTTACAACTGCTTATGATGAATATGCTTTACAAGCCTTTAAATTAAATAGTATAGATTATTTGTTAAAACCAATAGACGACGAAGATTTAGAAACTGCAGTTGCTAAATACAAAACCAGACTACCAGAAAAAACTAATATTGCATTAGACTTTGATGATATTAAAAAGTTATTAGTCAATCCTATTGAGCGCGAGTACAAAAAACGTTTCTCAGTTAAAGTAGGTCAGCACTTAAAACTGGTTAATATTGATGATATCGAATGCTTTTACAGCGAAAATAAAGGAACATATCTCTACACATCAGAAGGCAGAAATTATCTACTAGACACCTCTCTTGAAGCATTAGAAAAAGAACTTGAACCACAAACTTTTTTTAGAATTAACCGAAAGTTTTTTGTAAATATTAATGCTATAAAAGATATGGTAAGTTATACTAATTCGCGTTTACAAATTAAGCTTAATAACTATAATGAGGATGAGGTTATTGTTGCTAGAGAACGTGTTAAAGACTTTAAAAATTGGTTAGAGTAA
- a CDS encoding DUF2306 domain-containing protein produces the protein MLNEIIHSNIGWFHFITAVLAMLTGVIVILNPKGTTFHKRVGYVYVIAMLLLNISSFFIVNFNGFSVFHFFAIVSLLSIIGGMVPTLKKQNNWFAYHFYFMSWSVVGLFCAFWAEVGTRFVNNMKDFWWMVALATLITAFIGRTIINKNAKKLNLK, from the coding sequence ATGTTAAACGAAATCATACATAGTAATATAGGTTGGTTTCACTTTATTACAGCAGTTTTAGCTATGCTAACAGGTGTAATTGTAATTTTAAACCCTAAAGGCACCACGTTTCATAAAAGAGTGGGTTACGTTTATGTCATTGCTATGTTATTATTAAATATTAGTTCCTTTTTTATAGTAAATTTTAATGGTTTTAGCGTATTTCATTTTTTTGCTATCGTAAGTTTATTAAGTATTATTGGTGGTATGGTACCAACCCTAAAAAAGCAAAATAACTGGTTTGCTTACCATTTTTATTTTATGAGTTGGTCAGTAGTAGGTTTATTCTGTGCGTTTTGGGCAGAAGTAGGGACTAGATTTGTAAATAATATGAAAGATTTCTGGTGGATGGTTGCATTAGCAACCTTGATAACTGCTTTTATAGGTCGTACTATCATTAATAAAAATGCCAAAAAATTAAATTTAAAATAA
- a CDS encoding 2TM domain-containing protein: MDTTRNQHRLERAKIRVQKIKSFYTHLLIYIIINSVIVYINIENLDPGESYFQARNFITLTLWGIVLIMHALTAFFPNFILGAKWEQRQIEKYIKEERDQKRWE, encoded by the coding sequence ATGGACACAACAAGAAATCAACATCGCTTAGAACGAGCAAAAATTAGAGTACAAAAAATAAAAAGCTTTTACACGCATTTACTTATTTACATAATAATAAACTCAGTAATTGTTTATATAAACATAGAGAACTTAGATCCAGGAGAAAGTTATTTTCAAGCTAGAAACTTTATAACCTTAACACTATGGGGAATTGTATTAATAATGCACGCACTAACTGCTTTTTTTCCAAACTTTATTTTAGGAGCTAAATGGGAACAACGCCAAATAGAGAAATATATAAAAGAAGAACGTGATCAAAAACGTTGGGAATAA
- a CDS encoding 2TM domain-containing protein: protein MREDIQPYVEDDIDMQARYQKEEAYLRAKKKVEKIVGFYWHLASYVVINIFIMIIIYTKSGQPFWSIAVWSTPLFWGIGLVFHFLGVFGADFLFGKNWEERKIEKYMNQERDNKRWE, encoded by the coding sequence ATGAGAGAAGATATACAACCGTACGTAGAAGACGACATCGATATGCAAGCTAGATATCAAAAAGAAGAAGCCTATCTAAGAGCTAAGAAAAAGGTAGAAAAAATCGTTGGATTTTATTGGCATTTAGCTTCATATGTGGTCATAAATATTTTTATAATGATTATAATATATACTAAATCCGGACAACCGTTTTGGAGTATTGCAGTCTGGTCCACACCTTTATTTTGGGGTATTGGTTTAGTGTTTCACTTCTTGGGTGTGTTTGGTGCCGATTTTTTATTCGGAAAAAATTGGGAAGAGCGTAAAATTGAGAAGTACATGAATCAGGAAAGAGATAATAAACGTTGGGAGTAG